The following nucleotide sequence is from Acinetobacter equi.
TCAGTCAACCATGTATAAACAATTGTTTCTGAAACACCTAAGCGAATTGTTCCTGTTAAATTTTGATTATCAGATAGCTCCAAAACAAGATCCGTTTCTAAACGTATAAATTTTTCTGCATATTTAAATAATGTCATTCCTTTTGATGTGGGTTTTATTGTACGGGAACTTCGATCTAAAATAGTAAAACCTAAATCCTCTTCTAAAGATGTTATCTTTTGAGAAATAGCAGGCTGCGTCATTTGAAGCTTATGTGCTGCCTTATTAAATCCATTTAAAGTAACCACCCAATAAAATGCTTCAAGATTTTTTAAATTCACGCTAAAACCTTTAATTAAAAGATAATTTCTAAAATAAAAATTATTTACTCAAATCTATAAATATTTCTCATAAATAACGGCGAAACATTCCATATATTTTAAACATGAGAACATTTCATATATCGCATTTTATGAAATGTTCTCTTAAAAGTGTTATTTTTCCACCAAACTTTCACCAATAATTTTAAGGAGATTAGTTGTTTGTCCAATAATTGCAGTACGATAACTTTCAAATATTGCAGTCGTGATTGCATTATCATCTTGTTTTACATTTGGTACGCCATCAAAGTTATTCATTACAGGTACATGAATATGACCTGCTGGAATTTTAAGTCTCATTACATCACGTAATAAGGTGTTACGGTAAGCAGATTCATTTGATAAATAATCTCCACCACTTCCATTACGAGAACACCATTCAGGTACTGGATCTTTAATTAAGGACATATTAGGCATTTTATTTACTACTTCATGTCCTCCTTCCCCCTGCGTTTCAGGTTTAGAACAATCTGGAAAATATTCATAATAAGTATTCCAAGTAACATCAAATCCTTCTAAACCTTCACCCGTCACCAACATAGGACGAAGTATTCCTAATTGAGAATGATCTTCTAACATTTTTTTATGTGGAAATGAGGCTATTGTAAATTGTGGTGGAGAATCCTTTTTCCATTCTGATGCTGTATCCGATCCAAACCATCTTTCGGGTACAACAATATTACAACCTGAACCTTTCAAGCTGATCAAATCTACACCATCTCCAACGTTTTTCCCTATTGCTAAAGTATCTTTAGGTAAACTAGAAAGACAATATGCCATTCCATCATTACCTGCTACAGAACCATGAAATCTTGCATTATATTGTTCTAAATTAAAAATAGAATTACCTCCCTGACTCAAAGTAATTGATGCATCTACACGTTTCGGTCCCGCTTTAAACCAAGGACCCAATGTATCTTCCTGCATTCCTTTTGTAAAAGGATCATAATTTACAGGCAAAATATAAGATTCAATATGTAAAATAGAACCATCTGAAAGTATAAATTCCTTACCATCTAATGCTAAAGCTACCGCAGCAGAAGGATTACCATTACGTAAGCCCGTATTTGGTTCACCTGGTTGCCCCAAGCTAAATACATCAAAACCACTAATAATCATTCGACGATAAAGCCGACCATCTGCATTTTTTCCTTCAGGTAAATCAATACTATTTTGACCACGTGATGCTTTTTCAAATATCCACTGTAATTCTTCTTTTTCTGCAGCTGTAAGTATAAATTTTGGATTCCATTGCCTTAAGGCTTTGGTCATTTGAACACGTACCCAATACAATATTCGGTCATCACTCGCAGGTAAACTTGCATTCCCCTTTATAACACTTCGACCTTGTGCACGATCTACCGCGGTAGACCAAAGTTCTTGACCTGATTTACTCACTAATTTCTTCGCTTGTTCAAAATTAGAGACTTCTGTTAAGCCATTGGTATTACATAAATTTTGTTTGAAATTTGAAATAAGTTGATTAAAACCACCCGCATTGATCATACGCGTTGCCAGTGGTGTTTTATCATTACCCACTACATTTTCACCAGAAAAAGGCAATGGTGTTTCAAGGCGACGCTCTTCATAACTCAACTGAACGGAAGTATTCCAACCACATGATATTTTGGCTGAATTTTTTTCTATACCATTGTTTTGCTTATCACCACATGCCATGAAAAATGTTGAAGATAAAATTGCAGCTATTGTTTGATATCTTTTATTCATTTTATTGTTACTCCTTCTTAGATATATCGTTCATTCCCTTTAAGAACGAATATCTCCATCTACGATGGAACCGTCATAAAAAATAAATATTAAAATTCAATCTTTATTACTTCTATCTAAAATTTTCATCTCCCTTATTCTTATCCTCTTAATTTCCTTATTATTTATTTCATTTTGAATACATATAAATATTTAGAGTCTTTTAAAATTTAAAATAGACGAGATATATATCTCATACTATTCAAATTTAGTTATATGGTTGTATGATAAATTTATTTTTTTGACAAATTGGGCATAATTATTGCTAATCGCAATATTTATTAAAAAATTTACTTTACTATTTTGTATAATTTATTAATAAATAATTACTATTTTTTATGACTCACATCTTCAAATAATGATAAAAAAATAAGCCAATGATCGAATCAATGGCTTATTTAATAAATATTTTAGATTTGGCTTTTTAATTCTTTAATGCTGAACGCATTTGAAACTCAACATCATCAATAATAATCGCTTGTCTGCAAATTCCTTCTGCCTTACGCTGATTTTCAAATAACAAAGCAGGCATAGGATCAAAAGAATCAAAGAAACAAATTTCATTGTCATCTACGGAATACACTAAAGATTGGTTTCCAACTTCATCTAAAGTGTCGTAATACACAATGACAAATTTACCTTGTTCTGTTGCTTGCTTAATTTGTTGATAACTTAATGCAGGTTGTACAGGTATTTTTAATTGTTTAGCTTGTTCATACATATCACGTTCTTTTTCTTCAATGTACAGATCTTCATCTGTATAAAAAGAAACTTTAAAGCCAAATTTTTGCAACGCTATTGCTAAGGCAATCGTATAAGTGCCTTCTTCATAATCATATTTTGTGGCTTGAATTAAAGCATTTACATCAACATCTACACCATGATGTTGAAATAACATCCAAATGGCATATAGCCCGCAATTAGCTTCTAAATTAACTAAAGATTCAGGGAAATTTAGTGCCATTATTCCAATCCAATTTAATAACTGTATTGATGATAATGGCTACTTGATTAAACTCAAGGATTATTCCAATAACGTGCAATCATTTTAATTAAAATAATGTATTCATCATGCAAAACTTAGAATACTTTAAGCACATTTCCAATAACCATATGCTTAAATAATTCCACCATTTACACGTAAAACTTGTGCATTTATCCAGTTACTTTGTTCATTTACTGCAAAATCAATTACATTTGCAATATCTTCAACTGTACCTAAACGCTCTAAGGGAGAAGCCATACTTAATTTTTGAATTAACTCCTCGCTTTTTCCTTCTAAAAAAAGTTTAGTTGCTGTTGGTCCAGGTGCTATCGCATTTACAGTAATATTTTTACCTCTTAATTCTTTCGCTAAAATAATCGTCAAAGATTCAATTGCTGCTTTTGATGCAGTATACACACCATAATTTTCAGGATTTAATGCAACAACACTGCTTGATAAATTAATAATTTTTCCACCATGCTCAAGACGTTTTGCTGCTTCTCTCATGGTATAAAGTGAACCTTTAATATTAATATCTATCAATTGATCAATATCTTGATTACTTAACTGTTCTATTTTGCTCATACGTAAAATCCCAGCATTGTTAATCAGTACATCTGCTTTTCCATAAGTACTTATGGCATGATCAAATAATTTAATAACTTCTTCTGCCTGACTAATATCTGCTTTATAAAGTGTTGCAAGACCACCAAACTCAAGAATATCTTCTAAAACTTTTAATGCAGCTTGATCATTATTTGAATAATTAATAACAAGCTGATGACCTTGTCTTGCCAATAATTTTGCAGTAAATGCACCTATTCCACTTGAAGCGCCAGTAATAATAATTACTTTCTTTAAATCAATTGTTTTTATCGTTTGCATTGTGTTTTATCTCTTAATATTTGTTCTTGGAAGGTTTATATAATAATGTTCAAAAATAAAAAGATAATGAGCTAAAAACCGACATCATTGTTCATTTTTTTAGAACAAAGGAAAAATAAAATGGATAAATTAAAAGCAATGTCTATTTTTCTGCATGTTGTTGAACAAAACAGTTTCACACAAGCGGCCAAAATATTAAACATGCCTCGCTCTACTATGACAGAAGCTATTAAAAATTTAGAAAATCAATTAAATACAAAACTATTACTACGAACAACTCGTCAAATAAAAACCACAAATGAAGGAGAAATCTATTATCAACATTGCAAATTTATTTTAGATTATATTAACCAATCCGATCATCATTTCCTTCATGCCAAACCTAA
It contains:
- a CDS encoding SDR family oxidoreductase encodes the protein MQTIKTIDLKKVIIITGASSGIGAFTAKLLARQGHQLVINYSNNDQAALKVLEDILEFGGLATLYKADISQAEEVIKLFDHAISTYGKADVLINNAGILRMSKIEQLSNQDIDQLIDINIKGSLYTMREAAKRLEHGGKIINLSSSVVALNPENYGVYTASKAAIESLTIILAKELRGKNITVNAIAPGPTATKLFLEGKSEELIQKLSMASPLERLGTVEDIANVIDFAVNEQSNWINAQVLRVNGGII
- a CDS encoding cysteine peptidase family C39 domain-containing protein, translated to MALNFPESLVNLEANCGLYAIWMLFQHHGVDVDVNALIQATKYDYEEGTYTIALAIALQKFGFKVSFYTDEDLYIEEKERDMYEQAKQLKIPVQPALSYQQIKQATEQGKFVIVYYDTLDEVGNQSLVYSVDDNEICFFDSFDPMPALLFENQRKAEGICRQAIIIDDVEFQMRSALKN